The genomic region GCTTTCCTGGATCAGATCCGCCGACCGTCAACTCCTCCTCTTCGTGCTTGGCGCGGTCAGCATGGGTCTTTCGATGGGGCTGGGCGAAATCAGCTTCAACAACTTCCTCAGCGACACCTACCACATGGACGCGATGAGCCGCGGCGAACTCGAGTTTCCCCGCGAGCTGCCCGGCTTCCTCGTCGCCGCCTTCGCCGGCATCCTCTTCTTCTGGTCGGAACTGAAGATGGCCGCCCTCTCCATGGCGCTGATGGCCGTGGGGTTCCTGGGGCTTGGCATCTACGGCGATCTGTACGGACTGATGCTCGTTTCCATGATCATCTGGAGCATCGGCATGCACCTGCAGATGCCCGTGACCCGGACGATCGCCCTCCGGCTGGCCCGCGAAGGACGGGGCGCCACCATGCTGGGGCGCCTGAGCGGCATCCAGACCGGCGCCGCCATCCTGGGCAGCATACTGCTCTGGATGGGACTGGGCGACACCTCATTCGGCTACCTGCCCGTTTTCGCCCTGGCCGCGCTGGTGGCTTTGGGGGGTGTCTACTGCTATCTGGCGATGCGCCCCATCGAGGGGCACACGGGCAACCGCCCCACCTTCGTCATGCGGAAGCGCTACACCCTGTTCTACCTGCTGAACATCCTCTTCGGCGCGCGGAAGCAGATTTTCATCACCTTCGGTCCCTGGGTGCTGATCAGCATCTTCGACAAACCGGTATCCACCATCGCCTCGCTTCACCTGGTCGCATCCGTCATCGGCATGTTCTTCGCGCCGCAACTGGGCAAGCTGATCGACCGGTTCGGGGAGCGCCTGGTGCTGATGATTGACGCGGTGCTGCTTATCGGCGTCTGCGTGGGTTACGGGTTCGCCGCGGAAATGGGCTTGGGTGCGTGGGCGATCGATCTCATCTATGCCAGTTTCGTGCTCGACCTGGTCCTGTTCAACGTCAGTATCGCGCGAACCACCTACGCCAGTAAAATCGTCGTCAAAAAGGACGACCTCACCGCGACCCTGTCCCTGGGCGTCACCATCGACCACGCGGTATCCATGTCCATTCCCACCCTGGGCGGGCTGGTGTGGGTCATCTACGGCTACCAGCACGTCTTCATCGGTGCGGCGGTCGTCGCCGTCCTGACCCTGGTGGCCACCGGTTTCATCACGGTGCCCCGTCCGGGTACGGGCCGGGTGAGCCAGGCAGAGGCCGCCGGGTGACTGCCGCGGTCTGTGGTAGGACCGACGTCGGATCGAGGTGATTGCCCAATCAAGGCGAGCGTGCCGGCGATCACCCGCCGGCTAGCCGCCGGCCATCCAGCCGCCGTCCACCACGATCAATTGTCCCGTGAGGAAATCCGAGGCCGGAGAGGCCAGGAACACGGCAGTGCCGGCGATATCTTCCGGTTCGCCCCAGCGTCCGGCCGGCACGCGGTTCAGGATGTAGGTTCCCCGTTCGCTTTGTTCGACGGGCCGGGTCAGCGGTGTCCGGATGTATCCCGGGCAGATGGAATTGATGTTGATGTTGTACGGGGCCCAGTCGATGGCGAGCTGGTAGGTCATGGAAGCGATACCGCCCTTTGCGGCGGTGTAGGCGGGGATATGGGGAATGCCCGTGATGGCGGCCAGCGAGGCGATCTGGATGATCTTTCCGTATTTGCGCTCGATCATGTGCCGGGCCGCAAGCTGTGTGAGGAAGAAGGTGCCCTTCAGGTTGGTGTCCACGACCCGGTCCCAGTCCTCCTCGCGGTAGTCCTCCGGCGGAGTGCGCACGTTCACTCCCGCGTTGTTGACCAGGATATCAATCTGCTTCCAGGTTTCCAGGGTCGTTGCCACCAGGGATTCCCGTCCGTCCCGGTCCGAGACATCCGTTTCCACGACCAGCGCTTCGCCGCCGAACCCCCTGATGGTCTCCTCCGTCCCCTCGAGCCTGGAGCGGGTCCGGCCCGCAAGGACGACCCGGGCGCCCGATTCGGCCATGGCCGTCGCGATCCCCTGGCCGATACCCGTTCCCGCGCCGGTTACGATGGCGACCCTGTCTTTGAGTGAAAACCGTTCGAGATTCATTTATGCTCCTGTGAGACTGCCGTACTGCCGGTCTGCCGGTCTGCCCCGTTTAGCGTTGACAACGTCCACCCTGAACCGGTATCTGTTTCCTGTCGGACGAAGGGCGAATGAATATACAGCCCGGCACACTTCGTCGCAATGAGACAAACGCGTTAACCGGAAAGCGACTCGACCTTGGGTACTCCCGCAAAACCCGATCCCGTGAAGCTGGTATGCGCCGTCATGGGACAGGACGAATCGAAGCTGGCGGAGGGCCGCGAGCTCCTGGCCGGTCGGTTCGGCGCGGTGGAGCTGGCCGGTCCGGCATTCGACTTTTCCTTCTCATCCTACTATGAGCGGGAAATGGGGGCCGGACTGGTCAAGCAGTTCCTCGGATTCGGGCCGCTCGTGAACCCGGAGGACCTCGCGGAAATCAAGTGCGCGAGCAACGACCTCGAAGCCGGCCTGGCCCGGTCCGACGGCATGCCCGGACGGGGGTTGAACATCGATCCGGGATACGTCAACGGCGGCCAGCTCGTCCTGGCGACCACCAAGAACTACAGCCATCGCATCTATATTGGGAAGGGCATATTCGCCGAGGTGACGCTGGTGTACACCCGGGGCGAGTTCACCCCGTTGCCCTGGACCTATCGGGACTACCGGACCGAATCGGCGCTCGCCTTCTTCACCCGCGTGCGCGGCGCTTTTCTCGACCAGCGGGGAGGTTCGAAGAGCGGATAACCGGAAACGCCCGGCAGCCGAAAATCACATCCGCCGGTTCATTTTGTCTTGACCTGTTTTGAGCGCCCGGTTTATTATACCCGTATACCAAACTTCCACTACGATGGCGGTCGTATCTACAGGCGGACTGTCCCCTTTCAGTCGGCGCATTCCCGTCATCTCGCATGTGGTCGCCCGCGACTAAACCAGGCTGATCCCGGTCCGGTAGAAAGACTGCATACATGATTCGTCTCAAGGTATATGATGTGGGGCCTCCCTATCCCCTGCACGCCACGCCCGTACTCTGGCTGGCCGACGAGCAGGAAGAGCAGGTGCTGATTCTGCTGATCGGCATCGCGGAAGCCTTCGCCATCAAGAGCCAGATCGACGCCGGCGAAGAAGCGCCGCCACGGCCCATGACGCACGATCTGTTGAATTCAGTCTTCGATCATTTCGAAGCCGAGATCGAGTTCGTGCTCATCTCCGAGCTGCGCGAGCAGCAGTTCTACATCGCGGAAATACACGTGAAGGCCAACGGACAGTCCATGACCATCGACTCGAGACCCACGGACGCCATCGCCCTCGCCCTTCGTGCCGATGCCCCGATCTACGTGGAAGAGGAAGTCATGCGTGCGGCCGGCAAGCGCATGCCCAAGAGCAAGGACGAAAACGGCGAGGACGCACTCGCCGCGTCCATCGAGGAGCTGGAAGCCGAAGCGGGTGAAGAAGGCAAGGTTCCCGCGGCGCAGGTGGCCGCCGAGGAGTTGATGGAATCTGTGGAGTTCAAGCGTCAGCCACGCACCCCCCTGGAAACGGCGCGGCAGAAATTACAGGCAGCCATCGATGAGGAGCGGTACGAGGATGCCGCCCGTCTGCGCGACGAGATCAACCGCCTGGAACAAAGCGCCTGAAGGGGTAGCGTGCGAGAAGCCATCACGATGTGGAAGTATACCAGGATGGTCGTCCTGGTGGCCCTGACGGCAGCCATGTATGCCGCCGTTCTCATTCCCTTCAAGCTCCTTCCCATCATTCCCGGAATTACCGAACTCAGGCCGGCCAACGTTTTCCCGGTCATCTGTTCCCTCATGTTCGGACCCGCCGGTGCGTGGGGCGCCGCCTTCGGCAACCTGATCGGCGACCTGATGGGCGGCACATACGGGTTGGGCAGCTACTTCGGCATGGTCGGCAACTTCCTGCTCGGCTACATTCCCTACCGGTTATGGCGCATGCTTACCAGCAAAGAACCCGGTGCGTGGTCCCCGGCCATGCTGGCCCGGTACCTCTACGTTACGCTGCTGGCCAGCATCGCCTGCGGCGTAACGGTCGGCTGGGGGCTGGACATCCTGGGGCTCGTGCCCTTCCACGTGCTGGGGCCCCTGATTTCTATCAACAACTTCGTCACCGCGGCCATCCTGGGTCCGCTGCTTTTGCCCGTACTCTATAAACGGGTGAAACAGTGGGGCCTGCTCTATCACGACGTCATGGACTCCGCCGATCTCTCCAGGGGGCGGTTGCCCCATTTGGCCCACGTGGTCATGGTCCTGGCCCTCTTCGGCAGCCTGTACGCCGGGGTGTCCATCTCGCTGGGCCTGAACGAGGAAGCGGCCCGGACGATCCCGCTGCTGTTCGGCCTTGAAATCACCGCACCGGAAAGCCTGCTCATGCCGGCGGGCGCCAGTGTGGGCATGGGCCTGCTGCCTCTTATGGTCCTGCTCGTGATCGCCTGCTTGCTGATCTGATTGCTGACCGGGCGCTGCCGGGGCCGGAGCCGTCGGCACCGGGCGCTGCGAAACGAATTAAACCTGCCGCGACGGGAGGACAGCTACGCATGAAGGTAGTCGAAGTAGAACGCATCGTG from Gemmatimonadota bacterium harbors:
- a CDS encoding MFS transporter, with protein sequence LSWIRSADRQLLLFVLGAVSMGLSMGLGEISFNNFLSDTYHMDAMSRGELEFPRELPGFLVAAFAGILFFWSELKMAALSMALMAVGFLGLGIYGDLYGLMLVSMIIWSIGMHLQMPVTRTIALRLAREGRGATMLGRLSGIQTGAAILGSILLWMGLGDTSFGYLPVFALAALVALGGVYCYLAMRPIEGHTGNRPTFVMRKRYTLFYLLNILFGARKQIFITFGPWVLISIFDKPVSTIASLHLVASVIGMFFAPQLGKLIDRFGERLVLMIDAVLLIGVCVGYGFAAEMGLGAWAIDLIYASFVLDLVLFNVSIARTTYASKIVVKKDDLTATLSLGVTIDHAVSMSIPTLGGLVWVIYGYQHVFIGAAVVAVLTLVATGFITVPRPGTGRVSQAEAAG
- a CDS encoding glucose 1-dehydrogenase, producing MNLERFSLKDRVAIVTGAGTGIGQGIATAMAESGARVVLAGRTRSRLEGTEETIRGFGGEALVVETDVSDRDGRESLVATTLETWKQIDILVNNAGVNVRTPPEDYREEDWDRVVDTNLKGTFFLTQLAARHMIERKYGKIIQIASLAAITGIPHIPAYTAAKGGIASMTYQLAIDWAPYNININSICPGYIRTPLTRPVEQSERGTYILNRVPAGRWGEPEDIAGTAVFLASPASDFLTGQLIVVDGGWMAGG
- a CDS encoding DUF4416 family protein, which codes for MGTPAKPDPVKLVCAVMGQDESKLAEGRELLAGRFGAVELAGPAFDFSFSSYYEREMGAGLVKQFLGFGPLVNPEDLAEIKCASNDLEAGLARSDGMPGRGLNIDPGYVNGGQLVLATTKNYSHRIYIGKGIFAEVTLVYTRGEFTPLPWTYRDYRTESALAFFTRVRGAFLDQRGGSKSG
- a CDS encoding bifunctional nuclease family protein, giving the protein MIRLKVYDVGPPYPLHATPVLWLADEQEEQVLILLIGIAEAFAIKSQIDAGEEAPPRPMTHDLLNSVFDHFEAEIEFVLISELREQQFYIAEIHVKANGQSMTIDSRPTDAIALALRADAPIYVEEEVMRAAGKRMPKSKDENGEDALAASIEELEAEAGEEGKVPAAQVAAEELMESVEFKRQPRTPLETARQKLQAAIDEERYEDAARLRDEINRLEQSA
- a CDS encoding QueT transporter family protein, whose translation is MREAITMWKYTRMVVLVALTAAMYAAVLIPFKLLPIIPGITELRPANVFPVICSLMFGPAGAWGAAFGNLIGDLMGGTYGLGSYFGMVGNFLLGYIPYRLWRMLTSKEPGAWSPAMLARYLYVTLLASIACGVTVGWGLDILGLVPFHVLGPLISINNFVTAAILGPLLLPVLYKRVKQWGLLYHDVMDSADLSRGRLPHLAHVVMVLALFGSLYAGVSISLGLNEEAARTIPLLFGLEITAPESLLMPAGASVGMGLLPLMVLLVIACLLI